A window from Actinomycetes bacterium encodes these proteins:
- a CDS encoding ABC transporter ATP-binding protein: MSDPGAAPGREGTAQDGDVRIVQVTKQFGAFTAVDDLTLTIPQGSFFALLGPSGCGKTTTLRMVAGLEDPTVGQIFIGDKDITGAKPYRRPVNTVFQNYALFPHLDIFENVAFGLRRRKEGDVKRRVDEALELVELGHLARRKPSQLSGGQQQRVALARAIVNRPTVLLLDEPLGALDLKLRRQMQIELKRIQTEVGITFVHVTHDQEEAMTMADTIAVMNAGRVEQMGHPGDLYENPATTFAANFLGQSNLILADISGTAGDDILLSVAGQRIALPKSRARATSTLKLLVGVRPEKIRIATEGRGGEASGMNVLTGGVVSDTSFTGVSTQYLVRMPWGQEIMVFAQNVGAEVLRPGTKVELSWVPAHTFGLDASQDANAGVDLGGEEAAPAVGVSP; the protein is encoded by the coding sequence ATGTCCGATCCAGGTGCGGCACCTGGCCGCGAAGGCACCGCGCAGGACGGCGACGTCCGCATCGTGCAGGTGACCAAGCAGTTCGGTGCCTTCACCGCGGTCGACGACCTGACGCTGACGATCCCGCAGGGTTCCTTCTTCGCCCTGCTGGGACCGTCGGGCTGTGGGAAGACGACGACACTGCGGATGGTCGCAGGGCTCGAGGACCCCACCGTGGGGCAGATCTTCATCGGCGACAAGGACATCACCGGTGCCAAGCCGTACCGGCGTCCGGTGAACACGGTGTTCCAGAACTACGCCCTGTTCCCGCACCTGGACATCTTCGAGAACGTCGCCTTCGGCCTGCGTCGCCGCAAGGAGGGTGACGTCAAGCGTCGGGTGGACGAGGCGCTCGAGCTCGTGGAGCTCGGGCACCTCGCCCGGCGCAAGCCCTCCCAGCTGTCCGGTGGCCAGCAGCAGCGGGTGGCCCTGGCCCGGGCGATCGTCAACCGGCCGACCGTGCTGCTGCTCGACGAGCCGCTCGGGGCGCTGGACCTCAAGCTGCGTCGGCAGATGCAGATCGAGCTGAAGCGGATCCAGACCGAGGTCGGCATCACCTTCGTGCACGTGACCCACGACCAGGAGGAGGCCATGACCATGGCCGACACCATCGCGGTCATGAACGCCGGCCGGGTCGAGCAGATGGGCCACCCGGGGGACCTGTACGAGAACCCGGCCACGACCTTCGCGGCCAACTTCCTCGGCCAGTCCAACCTGATCCTGGCGGACATCTCCGGCACCGCCGGTGACGACATCCTGCTGTCGGTAGCCGGCCAGCGGATCGCGCTGCCGAAGTCGCGGGCCCGCGCCACCTCGACCCTGAAGCTGCTCGTCGGAGTGCGTCCGGAGAAGATCCGCATCGCCACCGAGGGTCGCGGGGGCGAGGCGTCCGGCATGAACGTGCTCACCGGGGGCGTCGTCTCCGACACCAGCTTCACCGGGGTGAGCACGCAGTACCTCGTCCGGATGCCGTGGGGCCAGGAGATCATGGTGTTCGCCCAGAACGTCGGTGCCGAGGTGCTGCGGCCGGGGACCAAGGTGGAGCTGTCCTGGGTCCCGGCCCACACCTTCGGGCTGGACGCATCCCAGGACGCCAACGCCGGCGTGGACCTCGGGGGCGAGGAGGCGGCGCCGGCCGTCGGCGTCAGCCCATGA
- a CDS encoding ABC transporter permease yields the protein MSAIAHIGTDAAPPPTRRGKGLVPYLLLLPGLLWLVVFFVVPMVTLLSQSLQTGSIDTGYTLTWHWQTYTDAFSLYWPQFLRSFIYAFVATAMALLIGYPLAYTIAFKSGKWKGVLLVLVIAPFFTSFLLRTLAWQTILSSNGIVVKLFNATGLMNVLQALNLVNGDQLLSTPFAVMAGLTYNFLPFMVLPLFASLDRIDPRLLEAGADLYGRPFTAFRKVTWPLSMPGVVAGTLLTFIPAAGDYINSKLLGNPNTTMIGQVIDGQFLRVLDYPTAAALSFTLMVTILVLVSVYVWRAGTEELV from the coding sequence ATGAGCGCCATCGCTCACATCGGGACGGACGCGGCACCGCCGCCCACCCGGCGCGGCAAGGGGCTGGTGCCGTACCTGCTGCTGCTGCCCGGGCTCCTGTGGCTCGTCGTGTTCTTCGTCGTGCCGATGGTCACGCTGTTGTCGCAGTCGCTGCAGACCGGCTCGATCGACACCGGCTACACGCTGACCTGGCACTGGCAGACGTACACCGACGCGTTCTCGCTGTACTGGCCGCAGTTCCTGCGGTCGTTCATCTACGCGTTCGTCGCCACTGCGATGGCCCTGCTCATCGGCTACCCGCTCGCGTACACCATCGCGTTCAAGTCCGGGAAGTGGAAGGGTGTCCTGCTGGTCCTGGTGATCGCGCCGTTCTTCACCAGCTTCCTGCTGCGGACCCTGGCCTGGCAGACCATCCTGTCGAGCAACGGCATCGTGGTGAAGCTCTTCAACGCCACCGGGCTGATGAACGTGCTGCAGGCCCTGAACCTGGTGAACGGCGACCAGCTGCTGAGCACGCCGTTCGCGGTGATGGCGGGTCTGACCTACAACTTCCTGCCGTTCATGGTGCTTCCGCTGTTCGCCAGCCTGGACCGGATCGACCCCCGCCTGCTCGAGGCCGGGGCCGACCTGTACGGCCGCCCGTTCACCGCGTTCCGCAAGGTGACCTGGCCGCTGTCCATGCCGGGCGTGGTCGCGGGGACGCTGTTGACCTTCATCCCGGCCGCCGGTGACTACATCAACTCCAAGCTGCTCGGGAACCCGAACACCACGATGATCGGCCAGGTCATCGACGGCCAGTTCCTGCGGGTGCTCGACTACCCGACCGCGGCGGCCCTGTCGTTCACGCTCATGGTGACGATCCTCGTGCTGGTGTCGGTCTACGTCTGGCGCGCAGGGACGGAGGAGCTGGTGTGA